A genomic segment from Peptococcaceae bacterium encodes:
- the dctP gene encoding TRAP transporter substrate-binding protein DctP gives MKKVLALIIICGLLLSLITGCGSQSAPKTTTPEKTQATGKADFSKKVELKWAITGAPNQGSSQMDQYCINLIEERSGGAIKIKYFPNGVLGNNADTLNQVMDGSLDITGGDIATVSAYTDLLEAFQLPFLIDNYEKEWKIVQSKEWKDLLNAASEKMGNAYIFSTSEFGMRHFATISKPIKKMADLKGLKLRCASSKLIMQAMKDIGANPITIPFTELYSALQNRVVDGEEINITSVAMQKHYEVIKYMSLIGMYPYVSLNIASKEVMDSLPEGYWKLIQECMAEAEKWYYTKTLYEWEKQARETCEKNGVVFNTIEDPEKFKEACAHLYNEYAAKDPKIDAFIKLAKSIK, from the coding sequence ATGAAAAAGGTTTTGGCATTAATCATCATTTGTGGTTTGCTGCTCAGTTTAATAACTGGATGTGGATCTCAATCCGCCCCGAAGACAACGACTCCCGAAAAGACCCAGGCCACCGGTAAAGCTGATTTCTCAAAAAAGGTTGAACTGAAATGGGCAATTACCGGGGCTCCCAATCAAGGATCCTCTCAAATGGATCAGTATTGCATCAACTTGATAGAAGAACGGTCGGGTGGCGCAATCAAGATTAAGTATTTCCCGAATGGCGTTTTAGGCAACAATGCTGACACATTAAATCAGGTGATGGATGGTTCCCTTGATATTACCGGCGGCGATATTGCGACTGTTTCCGCGTATACTGATCTACTTGAAGCCTTCCAACTTCCTTTCCTAATTGACAACTATGAAAAGGAATGGAAAATTGTCCAGAGCAAGGAGTGGAAGGACCTGCTCAATGCTGCCAGCGAGAAAATGGGCAATGCTTATATCTTCAGTACTTCCGAGTTTGGCATGCGTCACTTCGCAACCATTAGTAAACCTATTAAAAAGATGGCGGATCTGAAAGGATTAAAACTGCGGTGCGCTTCCAGCAAATTGATTATGCAAGCCATGAAGGATATTGGCGCTAATCCTATTACCATTCCTTTCACTGAGCTTTATAGTGCCCTGCAAAACCGCGTTGTGGATGGCGAGGAAATCAACATTACCTCCGTGGCAATGCAGAAGCACTATGAAGTGATCAAGTATATGTCACTCATTGGTATGTATCCATACGTATCTTTAAACATTGCTTCCAAGGAAGTTATGGACTCGCTGCCGGAAGGTTATTGGAAACTGATCCAGGAGTGCATGGCGGAAGCTGAAAAATGGTATTACACCAAAACTCTTTACGAATGGGAAAAACAGGCTCGTGAAACCTGTGAAAAGAATGGCGTTGTTTTCAATACGATTGAGGATCCGGAGAAATTCAAGGAAGCTTGCGCGCATCTCTATAACGAGTACGCTGCAAAGGATCCCAAGATTGACGCGTTTATTAAATTAGCCAAGTCAATTAAATAA
- a CDS encoding TRAP transporter small permease produces the protein MKVFKKIMNGSYFLLTCIISIMIVVMLIIMSLEVVRRYLFGLTWSWSEEVVRYLLIYVTFLGGAAAFRSGSMVSFDLVLSRFPQRVQDILSVIVNTVCLVFIGFILVLGFKKVITPNMISQVSPSSGIAMWIPYASIPIGMFFLLLYIIENYSVLFQRFRQNRSVKSESD, from the coding sequence ATGAAGGTATTTAAAAAAATTATGAACGGCAGTTACTTTTTACTGACGTGTATTATTTCAATTATGATTGTAGTAATGCTTATTATCATGTCTCTCGAGGTTGTGCGGCGATATTTATTCGGGCTTACATGGAGTTGGTCGGAGGAGGTAGTCAGGTACCTGCTGATTTATGTGACATTTTTGGGCGGCGCTGCAGCTTTTAGGAGCGGCTCAATGGTCAGCTTTGACTTGGTTTTATCACGTTTTCCGCAAAGGGTGCAGGATATTCTCAGTGTTATTGTCAATACAGTATGCCTTGTGTTTATTGGATTTATTCTTGTCCTGGGGTTCAAGAAAGTAATCACTCCCAACATGATTTCCCAAGTAAGCCCCTCTTCGGGTATCGCCATGTGGATTCCTTATGCGTCCATTCCAATCGGCATGTTCTTTTTGCTATTGTATATAATTGAAAACTACTCTGTCTTGTTTCAACGTTTCAGACAGAACAGATCCGTAAAATCAGAATCTGATTGA
- a CDS encoding TRAP transporter large permease, whose translation MVIAAIVFAVSLIIGVPIAFVLGLLGTTHFLTLGEPSYFNVLIQRMFSQVNLLSLTCLPFFILAGEIMNAGGVTKRLLGFIREVIGWLKGGMAYSTVIIAAILSAILGSPNGVASMLCNVLIPDLRKDGYPDEFSGALVAASSILGPIIPPSIQFIMVCMLTDTSVKAMFLAGIVPGLLLAAVFCIVILYKAKKMEFKASIERINIINLFKAFFKAIPALMVPFVIMGGVIGGIFTATESGAISCLAAFAASLIYGELEIKKIPAMLMRASVVTGSIMLMIAFGGIIGWSMAIDGVPEKIIALITSITGNTNIIIAIMLAILFLAGMVMDTGSITMIFVPVMFPLALAIGMDPVHFGLVFSVYVIIGYITPPVGVVLFVTSNISGIPFKKLCSQIWMFAIGSMIVISVLSYLPEVVLWIPRMLGYNN comes from the coding sequence ATGGTTATTGCGGCAATCGTTTTTGCAGTTTCGCTTATAATCGGGGTTCCAATTGCTTTTGTGCTTGGCCTATTGGGAACAACTCATTTTTTGACCTTGGGAGAACCCTCCTATTTCAACGTCTTGATCCAGCGCATGTTCTCGCAAGTCAATCTTCTCTCGCTGACCTGCTTACCCTTTTTTATCCTTGCCGGTGAAATAATGAACGCTGGCGGTGTTACAAAAAGGCTGCTCGGTTTTATTCGTGAGGTGATTGGCTGGCTTAAGGGAGGCATGGCATACAGCACTGTCATTATTGCCGCCATACTTTCCGCCATCTTGGGCTCGCCAAACGGAGTCGCCTCCATGTTATGCAACGTCTTGATCCCGGATCTGCGCAAGGACGGCTATCCCGATGAATTCAGCGGCGCCCTGGTTGCGGCTTCGAGTATTTTGGGACCGATCATTCCACCAAGTATCCAATTTATCATGGTCTGCATGCTTACCGACACATCTGTCAAGGCCATGTTTTTAGCAGGCATCGTGCCTGGTTTGCTTCTCGCCGCCGTGTTTTGCATCGTCATCCTATACAAGGCCAAGAAGATGGAGTTTAAAGCGTCTATTGAAAGGATTAACATTATTAACCTTTTCAAAGCTTTCTTTAAAGCTATTCCCGCGCTAATGGTGCCATTTGTCATCATGGGCGGAGTTATCGGCGGTATATTTACCGCTACCGAATCCGGCGCAATTTCCTGCCTTGCGGCGTTCGCTGCAAGCCTCATTTACGGAGAACTGGAAATCAAAAAGATTCCTGCTATGCTAATGCGGGCCAGCGTTGTAACCGGTTCCATAATGCTCATGATTGCCTTTGGCGGCATTATTGGGTGGTCGATGGCCATTGACGGCGTGCCGGAGAAGATAATAGCGTTAATCACCTCAATTACCGGCAATACCAACATTATCATTGCTATCATGCTTGCCATTCTATTCTTGGCCGGGATGGTGATGGATACCGGCTCAATTACCATGATATTTGTGCCTGTCATGTTCCCGCTCGCCCTGGCCATTGGGATGGACCCGGTGCACTTCGGCCTCGTGTTTAGCGTATACGTTATCATTGGATACATTACACCGCCTGTCGGCGTGGTCCTGTTTGTAACCTCCAACATTTCGGGCATACCTTTCAAAAAGCTCTGCAGTCAGATCTGGATGTTTGCGATAGGCTCCATGATCGTGATCAGTGTCCTTTCATACCTGCCCGAGGTGGTCCTTTGGATTCCAAGAATGCTGGGGTATAACAACTGA
- a CDS encoding DUF4007 family protein, whose protein sequence is MLPINFHKTFIPERRLITALLDFAAQKKEGTLQEISLETGIPMGQSTGKTPAIIDYARGMGLITIEKGEKQASKKPMLTDFGIIVYREDKYLSEEMVQWLVHMNLCRSDIGALAWHRVFAVGRNVLGTAFTKQQLEEYLISSCGPGKDRTGPLILTYTEDAALARAGILNVKGEEVLRRKAPSHVSYALPYSAFIIMLMEVFFPRQTQVTLTDFNKTTRWFDICLWNQPDVENILAQVELKNYLSIDRQMHPWIIEKKAPAKEVWLHIFDDMA, encoded by the coding sequence GTGTTGCCAATAAACTTTCATAAGACCTTTATCCCTGAAAGACGTTTAATAACTGCTTTATTAGATTTTGCAGCCCAAAAAAAAGAAGGAACATTACAGGAAATTTCCTTGGAAACCGGTATTCCCATGGGCCAATCTACTGGGAAAACACCAGCGATAATTGATTACGCCCGGGGGATGGGCTTAATTACAATCGAAAAGGGAGAAAAACAGGCTTCAAAAAAGCCAATGCTTACGGATTTTGGGATAATTGTCTATAGGGAAGATAAGTATCTCAGCGAAGAGATGGTTCAATGGTTGGTTCATATGAACCTATGCCGTAGTGACATCGGAGCGTTGGCCTGGCATAGGGTATTCGCTGTCGGCAGAAATGTCTTAGGAACAGCATTTACCAAGCAGCAGCTTGAGGAATATTTGATCAGTTCGTGTGGTCCGGGCAAGGACCGAACAGGCCCCTTGATACTTACTTATACTGAGGATGCCGCGCTTGCCAGAGCAGGTATCTTGAACGTTAAGGGAGAGGAAGTCTTAAGAAGAAAAGCCCCCTCCCATGTTTCCTATGCGCTTCCATACTCCGCGTTTATCATAATGCTAATGGAGGTATTTTTCCCAAGACAAACGCAAGTGACCTTAACGGATTTTAATAAGACTACCCGGTGGTTTGACATTTGTCTATGGAATCAGCCGGACGTAGAGAATATTCTTGCACAAGTGGAACTGAAAAACTACCTATCCATCGACCGCCAAATGCACCCCTGGATTATCGAAAAAAAAGCTCCGGCCAAAGAAGTATGGCTGCATATTTTTGATGATATGGCTTGA
- a CDS encoding DUF87 domain-containing protein, which produces MKHLANTISDYIVESAIRRSGMYRYVLPSYPSVLLWSIGVDLEEKVNKIVEPRILLSYAVAYRLGQKWQENNNPQDLSHFQSICNKGWYNWGNNLTSFRNQIRNPEDDNLLIVMAGYEDIDDQASLSDFFRLDQTAVWEICLNKSFITWVNAALKDWINLDDSKTHLQAIGDLLASLYEYGLSDLIGISHYLESIDFSGISNGRDAYRLILENLAFFKLPCMPGLEQVAKKRDFRRFIVPALEFFNYSMFLDSKEREKIVQKLSKLKEDTNKPEPESHELGPFQSLDELLDALLDYINNRSEPAKERLYKTDFIFLYEKILGYKPKKTESKERPTKVTKLTGVPPEVFLRALWLTLKEHKNESKIKGSFIPETLESIYLHSLLFKHDFNASGENDEHEDASLFLRVTMGGINEYLKNKLRICLVNDEEAIDLKCELLPGPNNFEKTRTAEPFLRFEVVLNDSDGTRFVKEFQWVIPENHPLRLLFHLYRWAFDEYKHSRNVLPAYAIPYLPEIFMARDEEECIRLLEAALKTNDCRIIDLINTEGVVNNDVVFPSLQKLSLSYQRFLNEVWQQGFYSALENRFSNLQDELASAYKAYLEHANSSIFGPILLKTFMFVSSNYVGDDNWIWDTYLEAGIVTPLHPALLEMILHQYTYLCDSFCYYIVQALKEAGDKLFAEKHWDRLVDLATIRWPLLGILSNYDLKLNTNTANFGYIHLVGKCNETTSMLNSRLLMDYEDEDEEITDTELFRITRTSALIKQVCQDYLNLHEFARDGITVGAYCGKEIQPLITGLDSFLSGWLKNDEKQYFLHLILFSDSGDDTTVMRWLNAWKNRWQQAEFSSSMSHYKNCLLSISHRVISRSNKYEQFKRLLQETEMDLMIFTEFVDSEASNFEPIGEVSYQKNDYRKFPILEKVSCRKSGGGQDFKRERVLSNQRFRLCSLHAELMVRLKNKGIVQIKNHAVVSRSDFKPWIEIIDAAHSHSGWVVCIDPSVDEPLLLKKTGISQHNRDIIGFGTGVGPRGENNYTISTEQFSMVDIKKRISNELSTLFNPLDINIANQVADNLVQEAANIAGLSLVKATGPQRFVREFIANALARKLLKRDSNVFCDVMVSLDAFPHWFDDMEDGKRPDLLRLHARVVDRYLQVDAQLIECKLAQQNEGHLEKARQQLENGLKKLVPCFSPHKVKKPLGLEDKPDQRYWWMQLHRLIASKGETTRDRYPDTLMALEHLSEGYFDITWQASVLAIWTDFDSDTLSTAADWNFSLDGQEINIPVVVAGKYFIKKACLENAAGELLDSGTKLEYNFCRTDKDTDINDAKQKADGEMDKGSQASQPQDGENDNHQVVLSGKTVASGDKVAMAQIPKRILLGNVIGTTREVYWEFGHSDLPNRHILVFGASGTGKTYTIQALLWELAKNKQNSLIVDYTNGFTTKQLEPIIIEKLNPKQHIIRKEPLPINPFRQQSDYIDNIVLEEKPSNTADRVSGVFASVYNLGDQQKSALYNAIREGIEQYHERFDFYKLMDKLDGLRDSGGPVATSIATVINKIQPFIDMNPFGKEDVESWERLFTDPNNRCNIIQLAGFSKDTQRLITEFSLIDLYWYYRANGQQDKPRIIVLDEIQNLDHRLESPLGQFLTEGRKFGICLILATQTLSNLSKEERDRLFQASCKLFFKPADTEIKSFAGILSDATGDKNEEWVSRLSSLKRGECYFLGHYLNEKTGNLEVNKHFKVRITAIQNRL; this is translated from the coding sequence GATCTTAGCCATTTCCAAAGTATATGCAATAAAGGGTGGTACAACTGGGGAAACAACCTCACGAGTTTCCGCAACCAGATTAGAAACCCTGAAGATGATAATTTGCTTATTGTTATGGCCGGTTATGAAGACATCGATGATCAGGCGAGTTTGTCAGATTTTTTCCGCCTTGATCAAACCGCAGTCTGGGAAATCTGTTTAAATAAATCTTTTATTACATGGGTAAACGCGGCCTTGAAAGACTGGATAAACCTTGATGATAGCAAGACCCATCTTCAAGCCATTGGAGATTTATTGGCTTCACTATACGAATACGGGCTATCTGATCTTATTGGAATCAGCCACTATCTGGAATCAATTGATTTCAGCGGGATTTCAAATGGAAGGGACGCTTACCGGTTAATTCTTGAAAATCTGGCGTTTTTTAAGCTTCCTTGCATGCCAGGCTTAGAACAAGTGGCTAAGAAGCGGGATTTCCGCCGTTTCATTGTTCCTGCTCTGGAATTTTTCAATTATAGCATGTTTTTGGATTCAAAAGAACGCGAAAAAATTGTGCAGAAGCTTTCTAAACTAAAAGAAGACACCAATAAACCCGAACCGGAATCTCATGAGCTTGGTCCTTTCCAATCTTTGGACGAACTGTTAGATGCGTTACTAGACTATATCAACAACCGGTCAGAACCTGCCAAAGAAAGGCTATACAAGACAGATTTCATTTTCCTATATGAAAAAATACTCGGGTATAAGCCTAAAAAAACCGAATCAAAAGAAAGACCAACAAAGGTTACGAAGCTGACAGGGGTACCGCCCGAGGTGTTTTTGCGGGCTTTGTGGTTAACTCTAAAGGAGCATAAAAATGAGAGCAAAATAAAAGGAAGTTTTATACCGGAGACGCTGGAGAGCATCTATTTACACAGCCTCCTTTTCAAGCATGATTTCAATGCTTCGGGGGAAAACGACGAACATGAGGATGCCTCCCTTTTCCTCCGGGTCACAATGGGCGGTATCAATGAATACCTTAAGAACAAATTGCGTATATGTTTAGTTAATGATGAAGAGGCCATTGATCTGAAGTGTGAACTCCTGCCGGGACCAAATAACTTTGAGAAGACACGCACAGCCGAACCTTTTCTCCGGTTTGAAGTTGTGCTTAATGATTCTGACGGGACGCGGTTCGTAAAAGAATTCCAGTGGGTCATACCGGAAAACCATCCGCTTCGCTTGCTGTTTCACCTTTATCGATGGGCATTTGATGAATATAAGCATAGTAGAAATGTGTTGCCTGCATATGCCATACCCTATCTGCCGGAAATATTCATGGCACGGGATGAAGAAGAATGCATTCGCTTACTGGAAGCAGCGCTGAAAACCAATGATTGCCGGATAATCGACCTTATCAATACAGAAGGGGTGGTTAATAACGATGTGGTCTTTCCTTCTCTCCAAAAACTCTCGCTAAGTTATCAGCGATTTCTTAATGAAGTCTGGCAGCAGGGGTTTTATTCAGCCTTAGAAAATCGTTTCAGCAACTTGCAAGACGAACTCGCTTCCGCCTACAAAGCCTATTTGGAGCATGCCAATAGCAGCATTTTCGGGCCGATACTACTTAAAACATTCATGTTTGTTAGCAGTAATTATGTCGGGGATGATAATTGGATATGGGATACTTACCTGGAAGCAGGGATCGTCACGCCTCTGCACCCCGCCTTGTTAGAAATGATTTTGCATCAATACACTTATTTATGTGACAGTTTCTGCTATTATATTGTTCAAGCTTTAAAAGAAGCCGGCGATAAATTGTTTGCAGAAAAACACTGGGATCGGTTGGTGGATTTGGCCACAATCCGCTGGCCTCTGCTTGGAATTTTGAGCAACTATGATCTTAAACTTAATACCAATACCGCGAATTTTGGCTACATACATCTTGTCGGAAAATGTAATGAAACTACCTCCATGTTAAATAGCCGACTTTTAATGGACTACGAGGATGAAGACGAAGAAATAACAGATACGGAGCTTTTTCGCATAACCCGGACCTCTGCATTAATCAAACAAGTATGTCAAGATTACCTTAATCTTCATGAATTTGCCCGAGATGGTATTACGGTCGGCGCATACTGCGGCAAGGAGATACAGCCTCTTATCACCGGATTGGACAGCTTTCTCTCCGGATGGCTTAAGAATGATGAAAAACAGTATTTCTTGCACTTAATACTCTTTTCCGACAGCGGCGATGACACAACCGTAATGCGCTGGTTAAACGCCTGGAAAAACCGCTGGCAACAAGCTGAATTCTCAAGCAGTATGAGTCATTATAAAAACTGTTTATTATCCATTTCCCACCGGGTCATATCCCGCTCCAATAAATATGAACAGTTTAAAAGGCTTTTGCAAGAAACAGAAATGGACCTGATGATATTTACGGAATTTGTTGATTCCGAAGCAAGCAACTTTGAGCCAATCGGTGAGGTTTCATATCAAAAAAATGATTACCGCAAGTTTCCCATCTTAGAAAAAGTATCTTGCCGGAAAAGTGGAGGAGGTCAGGATTTTAAACGGGAAAGGGTCTTAAGTAATCAACGGTTTAGGCTTTGTTCATTGCATGCAGAATTAATGGTCCGACTGAAAAATAAAGGTATTGTGCAAATAAAGAATCACGCAGTAGTGAGCAGGAGCGACTTCAAACCGTGGATTGAAATTATTGATGCTGCCCATAGCCACAGTGGATGGGTAGTATGTATAGACCCCTCAGTTGATGAACCGTTGCTTTTAAAGAAAACCGGGATTAGCCAGCATAACAGGGACATTATCGGATTTGGCACAGGGGTTGGGCCACGCGGTGAAAACAATTATACAATATCGACTGAACAGTTCTCAATGGTGGATATTAAAAAACGGATCAGCAATGAGCTTTCAACGCTGTTTAATCCCCTAGATATCAATATTGCCAATCAAGTGGCTGACAACCTTGTTCAAGAAGCTGCCAACATAGCAGGACTATCATTGGTTAAAGCAACGGGCCCTCAACGGTTTGTTCGGGAGTTTATTGCCAACGCATTGGCAAGAAAATTATTAAAACGTGATTCCAACGTATTCTGTGATGTAATGGTTTCTTTGGATGCTTTCCCCCATTGGTTTGACGACATGGAAGATGGAAAGAGACCAGACCTTTTGCGTTTGCACGCCAGGGTTGTTGATAGGTATTTACAGGTGGACGCGCAGCTCATTGAATGCAAGCTTGCTCAACAAAACGAAGGGCATTTGGAAAAGGCGCGTCAACAGCTGGAGAATGGCCTTAAAAAACTTGTTCCGTGTTTTAGCCCGCATAAAGTGAAAAAACCGTTGGGGCTAGAGGACAAACCCGACCAGCGTTACTGGTGGATGCAACTCCATCGTTTGATTGCCAGTAAGGGCGAAACCACTAGGGATAGGTATCCTGATACCCTTATGGCGTTAGAACACTTGAGCGAAGGTTACTTTGATATAACCTGGCAAGCGTCAGTGCTGGCCATTTGGACCGATTTTGATAGTGATACTTTAAGTACAGCTGCAGACTGGAATTTTAGCCTGGATGGACAGGAAATTAATATTCCGGTAGTAGTTGCGGGAAAATATTTTATCAAAAAAGCATGCCTGGAGAATGCTGCAGGAGAATTGTTAGATAGCGGAACAAAACTAGAGTATAATTTCTGCCGTACAGATAAAGATACCGATATAAATGATGCAAAGCAAAAGGCAGATGGGGAAATGGACAAGGGGAGCCAAGCAAGCCAACCACAAGATGGAGAGAACGACAACCATCAGGTCGTATTATCAGGTAAGACGGTTGCTTCTGGAGATAAGGTTGCAATGGCACAAATACCAAAGAGAATACTACTGGGAAATGTAATTGGCACCACCCGCGAGGTTTACTGGGAGTTCGGGCACTCCGACCTGCCAAATCGTCACATCTTGGTATTTGGCGCTTCAGGTACCGGAAAGACTTACACTATTCAGGCTTTGCTATGGGAATTGGCCAAGAATAAGCAAAACAGCCTGATCGTTGATTACACTAATGGGTTTACCACAAAACAATTGGAACCGATTATTATTGAAAAACTGAATCCCAAGCAGCATATTATCCGAAAAGAACCCCTTCCGATAAATCCTTTTCGACAGCAGAGCGATTACATTGATAATATTGTATTAGAAGAAAAACCGTCTAATACTGCCGATCGGGTTAGTGGCGTATTTGCCAGTGTATATAACCTGGGTGATCAGCAAAAATCAGCTCTGTATAATGCCATTCGCGAGGGCATTGAACAATATCATGAAAGATTTGATTTCTACAAACTGATGGATAAGTTAGATGGGCTTCGAGATAGTGGTGGACCAGTTGCTACTTCAATTGCTACAGTGATTAATAAGATTCAACCCTTTATTGATATGAACCCTTTCGGAAAAGAAGATGTAGAGAGCTGGGAAAGACTGTTTACGGACCCCAATAATCGATGCAACATCATACAATTGGCTGGCTTTTCCAAAGACACGCAACGCTTGATTACCGAATTCTCTTTAATTGACCTCTACTGGTATTATCGGGCTAATGGACAACAGGATAAGCCCAGAATTATTGTGCTTGATGAAATCCAGAATTTAGACCATCGGCTTGAAAGTCCCTTGGGACAGTTTCTTACCGAGGGACGTAAGTTTGGCATTTGTCTTATTCTTGCTACGCAAACATTGAGCAATTTAAGCAAAGAGGAAAGGGACAGGTTGTTCCAGGCAAGCTGCAAACTCTTTTTTAAGCCTGCAGATACCGAAATCAAGTCATTTGCAGGTATTTTGTCCGATGCTACGGGGGACAAGAATGAAGAGTGGGTATCTCGTTTGTCTTCGCTTAAACGGGGTGAGTGCTATTTCCTGGGTCATTACTTAAACGAAAAAACGGGAAATTTGGAAGTTAACAAGCATTTCAAAGTGAGGATTACTGCGATTCAAAACCGTTTATAA